Part of the Xylanivirga thermophila genome, TACGGGTCGTCAGATAGACATATATTCTACTGTTAATCCCCAGGTAAAGTATGGGGGAGATATAATAACACGTATAGACTATACCATAGGGCATGGGGATGGCTTATCTAGTCTCTCTGATATGATAAGGCGGGAGATAAATGATATGATAGAGTATTTTTGTGCCAAATGGTCCATACATAAGAAGCAGATATACCATATTACCCTTTCGGGGAATACTGTAATGCTACACCTTTTCGCTAATCTGCCGGTAGATCATATAGCTGTGCCCCCTTTTACACCTGTGGTGGCAAGGACACTACATATACCGGCAAGGGACCTAGATATCAATATATGTCCTGATGGTAGGGTTACCTTGCTGCCTATGATAGCTGGATATATAGGTGCAGATACCATATCTGCTGTTTTGGCATCTGGTATGTACAAAAGTGAAAAGATGAGTTTACTTGTGGATGTGGGGACTAATGGTGAGATAGTACTTGGAAATAAGGATGGCTTTATATCCTGTTCTGCATCGGCTGGACCTGCGTTTGAGGGAGCACGGATACGCTGTGGCATGGCTGCAACGGGTGGTGCCATCAATAAAATCAAATTGTCAGATGGGGATATAGTATATGCCACCATAATGGACAGGCCGTCTCAGGGTATATGTGGTTCTGGGCTGGTTGATGGAGTAGCTATTATGCTCAAATTGGGTATATTGGATGCCCAGGGAAAAATGATGAGGCGGGGTGAGGAGGGGACATTGCACCTTTCTACTGCTATACAAGATAGGCTCTGTGAGATAGACGGGCAGGCGGCATTTATAATATCCCGTGAGGGCGAAGTTTGCGGGAGTAAGGATGTGTATATATGTCAGAAAGATGTAAGGGAGCTTCAGCTTGCAAAGGCAGGTATAGCAGCTGGTATACGGATACTTATGAATGAATACAAACTGGATTATGAAGATGTGGGAAGGGTATATCTATCAGGTGGATTCGGTAATTATATGGATCAAAAGAATAGCATACTTATAGGTCTTATTCCAGAGGAGCTTAAATATAAGATAAAGACAATAGGAAATGCATCTGGTAGAGGGGCAAAGATGGCCCTTTTGTCTAAATACAAGATGGCAGAAATAGAAAATATAAGGGGTTTGATAAAGTATGTCGAGGTGTCGGCAAGGTCAGATTTTCAGGATATATTTGCAGATATGTTGTCATTTCCGTGATATAAAAAAGGCCTGTATCAAATTGATACAGGCCTTCAGTAATTTTACAAACCCAATATATGATATCCAGCATCTACATGGATGTTTTCACCGGTTATGGCTTGGGATAGGTCACTTAAGAGGAATGCTGCTGTATTTCCCACTTCTTCTTGAGTTACAGTTCGGCCTAGGGGCACCTTTCCCTCATATTGTTTAAGCATATTGGTAAAATTACTTACCCCCCTAGCCGATATGGTCTTTATGGGACCTGCGGATATGGAGTTTACCCTTATATTGTTTTTGCCTAGTTCTGCTGCTAAGTATCGTACGGCTGATTCTAGTGCCGCTTTAGCAACGCCCATTACATTGTAGTTTGGTACTGCCCTCTCGCCGCCAATATAGGTAAGGGTTATGATCCCTCCACCTTCTGTCATTAGATTCTTTGCATAGCGTGATACTGCCACCAAAGAATAGGAACTTATATTTTGGGCTAGCAGATAACCATCCCTTGAGGTTTCAGAAAAGTTACCTTCAAGCTCTTCCTTTTTGGCAAATGCAAGGCTGTGCACCACGCCATGGAGCGTTCCTATATCGTTTTTTATATCATCAAAAAGCCTTAGGATATCCATATCATCTGTAACGTTACATTTATAAAGCTTCGCATCTGGCATTTCACTTGATAAAAGTTGTTTTACTGAACGCTCTGTCCGTTCGCCTTCATATGTAAATATGAGATTTGCCCCTTCCCTTGAGCAGGCTTTTGCTATGCCCCATGCAATGCTCCATTTATTTGATACACCCATTATCAATATATTCTTATTTTCAAGCAGTGACATTTGTATACCTCCTTGACTGTTTTAAAATTGTACACCTGTGGTATATAAGTTATAGACAGGTACAAGAATAATACTAAGAATCGGAACAACAATTAAAAGCTAATTGCTGCTATCATCACTATAACTCTCACAATTATACTACATACGGGATACATATTGCAATGCCTCATACATTGTGCTAAAATACACGAAAGTGGCATGGATATCTACCTAGCAATATGTGTCAAAATTGTATTGGACATATGATTCTATTATGCTATAATATAATAGTTAATAGAATCGTATAGGCGGATAAATAAAAATTGAATAAATTTGTTTCTAAGGAGGACTTTTAGGTGAAAGCTACAGCTGAAAAAACTGAAAAAAATACAGTTAAACTTGAGATTGAGGTAGATGCACAGCAATTTGAAGAGGCTATGCAAAAATCTTATATCAAAAATCGAAAAAATATTGCAATTCCGGGATTTCGTAAGGGCAGGGTGCCTAGAAAGATAATCGAGACATATTACTCAGAAGCCGTATTCTACGAGGACGCTGTAAATGATGTTTGCCCTAAGGCATATCTAGATGCAGTAAAGGAACAGGGCATAGAACCAGTTGACCAGCCTGAGTTTGATATAGTACAGATCGGACAAGGCCAAAATCTTATTTTTACTGCAGAGGTTACTGTAAAACCTGAGGTGGAATTAGGGGAATACAAAGGAATAGAAGTTCAAAAGGTAGAGTATAATGTTACAGAGCAGGATGTGGAGCAGAGACTAAAACAGCTCCAAGAGCAAAATGCTAGATGGATATCTGCCGATGATCGGGAAGTAAGGAATGATGATAGGGTTACACTTGACTATCAGGGCTCTGTAGACGGAGAGTTATTTGAAGGCGGGAGTGCTGAAAATCAATCTCTAGAGATAGGATCTGGACAATTTATTCCTGGTTTCGAGGAGCAATTGGTGGGTATGAAAGTAGGGGAAGAGAATGATATAAAAGTTA contains:
- a CDS encoding ASKHA domain-containing protein, with the translated sequence MYEVTIIEHDGKSITLEARPYMNLLDLLRRERVFIPSTCGGAGICGKCKIRVVEGTGYGITEQERELLSDREIEAGIRLACMIEIDEDITIQTVNEFAGAGILIDKEGMDEVSPAIQKQHISLPPPSMEDRTSDVERIEAGLGHKSSIPYNVMGELSEVLRNDKYSVTVSLFYNDVVSIESGDTRDRSYGIAVDIGTTSIAGFLMELNTGRQIDIYSTVNPQVKYGGDIITRIDYTIGHGDGLSSLSDMIRREINDMIEYFCAKWSIHKKQIYHITLSGNTVMLHLFANLPVDHIAVPPFTPVVARTLHIPARDLDINICPDGRVTLLPMIAGYIGADTISAVLASGMYKSEKMSLLVDVGTNGEIVLGNKDGFISCSASAGPAFEGARIRCGMAATGGAINKIKLSDGDIVYATIMDRPSQGICGSGLVDGVAIMLKLGILDAQGKMMRRGEEGTLHLSTAIQDRLCEIDGQAAFIISREGEVCGSKDVYICQKDVRELQLAKAGIAAGIRILMNEYKLDYEDVGRVYLSGGFGNYMDQKNSILIGLIPEELKYKIKTIGNASGRGAKMALLSKYKMAEIENIRGLIKYVEVSARSDFQDIFADMLSFP
- the fabI gene encoding enoyl-ACP reductase FabI: MSLLENKNILIMGVSNKWSIAWGIAKACSREGANLIFTYEGERTERSVKQLLSSEMPDAKLYKCNVTDDMDILRLFDDIKNDIGTLHGVVHSLAFAKKEELEGNFSETSRDGYLLAQNISSYSLVAVSRYAKNLMTEGGGIITLTYIGGERAVPNYNVMGVAKAALESAVRYLAAELGKNNIRVNSISAGPIKTISARGVSNFTNMLKQYEGKVPLGRTVTQEEVGNTAAFLLSDLSQAITGENIHVDAGYHILGL